The following coding sequences lie in one Allochromatium vinosum DSM 180 genomic window:
- a CDS encoding metallophosphoesterase family protein, which produces MKFLHTADWQLGKPFARIPDPDKRRRLQQARLDGLERLAAIARRAEARFILVAGDLFDSPSPARSLVSATFHAIGAMRLPVVAIPGNHDFGGPGGPWEQAFVQQEMAALAPNFSILTEERPLVLDEAVILPAPLRQRHVAHDPTGWIGRACDALPADRPWIVLAHGSVQGFGSADEEQGATTYNRLDLSRLPDGQIDYIALGDWHGLKSIDPRIWYSGTPEIDGFPKGEGHRPGHALLVEVARGVAPQVEAVATGAIRWERIGFHFDAESSLAQLERLFDDRLGSGAEGALLHLDLSGQLSIGERLALEQRLATWEARLIWLRVNDQVRETPSEDEIERLTQRADDPLTARVARRLLAETASADAEIAAIARLALRELYQAANA; this is translated from the coding sequence GTGAAATTCCTCCATACCGCCGACTGGCAACTCGGCAAACCCTTTGCCCGGATTCCGGATCCCGACAAACGGCGCCGGCTCCAACAGGCACGCCTGGACGGCCTGGAACGGCTCGCCGCGATCGCCCGTCGTGCGGAGGCGCGGTTCATCCTGGTCGCGGGCGATCTGTTCGACTCGCCCAGTCCGGCGCGTTCACTGGTCTCGGCGACCTTCCATGCCATCGGCGCGATGCGCCTTCCGGTCGTCGCCATCCCCGGCAACCATGATTTCGGCGGACCGGGCGGCCCCTGGGAGCAGGCGTTCGTGCAGCAGGAAATGGCCGCGCTGGCGCCGAACTTCAGCATCCTCACCGAGGAACGGCCTCTGGTGCTCGACGAGGCCGTGATCCTGCCGGCGCCGCTGCGTCAGCGCCATGTCGCGCACGATCCGACCGGCTGGATCGGCCGGGCCTGTGACGCGCTGCCCGCTGATCGGCCGTGGATCGTGCTGGCGCATGGCAGTGTGCAGGGGTTCGGTTCGGCGGATGAGGAGCAGGGCGCCACCACCTACAATCGGCTCGATCTGAGCCGGCTGCCGGACGGTCAGATCGACTATATCGCGCTCGGCGACTGGCACGGGCTGAAGTCGATCGATCCCAGGATCTGGTATTCGGGCACTCCCGAGATCGACGGCTTTCCGAAGGGCGAGGGCCATCGGCCCGGACATGCGCTGCTGGTCGAGGTCGCACGTGGCGTCGCCCCCCAGGTCGAGGCGGTGGCGACAGGCGCGATTCGCTGGGAACGGATCGGTTTCCACTTCGACGCCGAGTCCTCGCTCGCCCAGCTCGAACGACTCTTCGACGACCGGCTCGGGAGTGGCGCAGAGGGCGCGCTGTTGCACCTGGATCTGAGCGGACAGTTATCGATCGGCGAGCGGCTGGCGCTCGAGCAGCGGCTGGCGACCTGGGAGGCGCGGCTCATTTGGCTCAGGGTCAATGATCAGGTGCGCGAAACGCCGTCCGAGGACGAGATCGAACGCTTGACCCAGCGCGCCGACGATCCGCTGACGGCGCGTGTCGCCCGGCGTCTGCTGGCCGAAACCGCGAGCGCGGATGCCGAAATCGCCGCCATCGCCCGGCTCGCTCTGCGCGAACTCTACCAAGCCGCCAACGCCTGA
- a CDS encoding permease: MFDALGALIAFRLLHLEPASGLGAAVHFFVMDVAKIFVLLVIVIYVMGLLRAMLSPERVREFVRERPDWQARGMAVTLGAVTPFCSCSSVPLFIGFVEAGIPLGVTFSFLIASPMINEVAVFILAGVLGWKLTALYVLAGLAVAWFGGIVMQRFRLERWVEGYVWKIRLGEANRVEPDRSLRGRHRQALAEVREILRRLWLWVLIGIGVGALFHGFVPEDWVSRHLGGEAWYTVPAAVLLGIPLYSNATGVIPVAEAMLTKGVAVGTTLALMMSVAALSLPEMLILRKVIRWPALALFAGVLAVAFTLVGWGFNLIA, encoded by the coding sequence ATGTTCGACGCACTCGGCGCGCTGATCGCCTTCCGGCTACTGCACCTGGAGCCGGCCTCGGGTCTGGGCGCGGCGGTCCATTTCTTCGTCATGGACGTGGCCAAGATCTTTGTGCTCCTGGTCATCGTCATCTATGTGATGGGGCTGTTGCGCGCCATGCTCTCGCCCGAGCGGGTGCGCGAGTTCGTGCGCGAGCGTCCCGACTGGCAGGCGCGCGGGATGGCGGTCACGCTGGGCGCGGTCACACCTTTTTGCTCCTGCTCCTCGGTGCCGCTGTTCATCGGTTTCGTCGAGGCCGGGATTCCGCTGGGCGTGACCTTTTCGTTCCTGATTGCCAGCCCGATGATCAACGAGGTGGCCGTCTTCATCTTGGCCGGGGTGCTGGGCTGGAAGCTGACCGCGCTCTATGTGCTCGCCGGTCTGGCGGTGGCCTGGTTCGGCGGAATCGTCATGCAGCGGTTCAGGCTCGAGCGCTGGGTCGAGGGCTATGTCTGGAAGATCCGTCTGGGCGAGGCCAATCGCGTCGAGCCGGATCGGAGTCTGCGGGGACGTCATCGTCAGGCGCTCGCCGAGGTGCGCGAGATCCTGCGCCGGCTGTGGCTGTGGGTGCTCATCGGCATCGGCGTGGGCGCGCTCTTTCACGGCTTCGTGCCGGAAGACTGGGTGAGCCGTCATCTGGGCGGCGAGGCCTGGTATACGGTCCCGGCAGCGGTACTGCTGGGGATTCCACTCTACTCGAACGCGACCGGCGTCATCCCGGTGGCCGAAGCGATGTTGACCAAGGGGGTCGCGGTCGGTACGACCCTGGCCCTGATGATGAGTGTCGCCGCGCTGTCCTTGCCCGAGATGCTGATTCTGCGTAAGGTCATCCGCTGGCCGGCGCTGGCGCTGTTTGCCGGGGTGCTGGCGGTGGCCTTCACGCTGGTCGGCTGGGGATTCAATCTGATTGCCTGA
- a CDS encoding ATP-binding protein produces MKLVSLRVRHYRLHREQQIAFDPSLTLIGGANETGKSTLVEAAHRALFLNHRRTGQDLAAMRSRQSGEAPEVELVFEQHGRPYRLLKRFSGARGHAELMRLDTAERWQSAEAELALAAVLGYAEPVSSNQVPSQWAHLWIWQGAAGVDPTGQIEREQTALLERLQAQGGTAVMQSALDARLGERFLAAVEQTFTSAGKPRAGSALKQAETALQSARQRFETCQARTEALATARRDHAQALQRRAEAAEAIPRLEARITELRSKLDEAQRLAQQSAALKRSLDETTRHYDDLITADRKLCALTGTAQDSDTQHPFHTESDGPPVEAETPAIRPNATILEWISGSGPVMLDGEPLQPGTTRLITTASELRIGDNRFRIQPQAVEHPDSTEDNAARLAAALQTLLELHGDETQRRTRIADALKEKTRLEQEIRDLDERLAALHPDRLTAELASHQASLKIRQDALDEAKQRIAATLALLQRDGATDPYADQREAHADLERMEETHRTQLRRAKAVQRLAELFREEQQPLSERFTEPLIGTIGDYLACLFGPEGRAALKLQDGVFQGLELIRPAGPFDFDVLSGGTREQLAAAVRLAIAEVLAANHGGSLPLVFDDAFANSDPERIQSLHRMLELAARRGLQIIVLTCNPADYSSLGARTILL; encoded by the coding sequence ATGAAGCTCGTCTCGCTCCGGGTTCGTCATTATCGTCTCCATCGCGAACAGCAGATCGCGTTCGATCCCTCGCTGACCCTGATCGGGGGGGCGAACGAGACCGGCAAGAGCACCCTGGTCGAAGCGGCGCATCGCGCGCTCTTCCTCAATCATCGCCGCACCGGGCAGGATCTCGCGGCCATGCGCTCGCGACAGAGCGGGGAGGCGCCTGAGGTCGAACTCGTCTTCGAGCAGCATGGTCGTCCGTACCGGCTGCTGAAGCGATTCAGCGGAGCACGCGGTCATGCCGAGCTGATGCGTCTGGACACGGCCGAACGCTGGCAGAGTGCCGAAGCCGAACTGGCCTTGGCGGCCGTGTTGGGCTATGCCGAGCCGGTGTCGTCCAATCAGGTCCCGTCGCAGTGGGCGCATCTCTGGATCTGGCAGGGGGCGGCGGGCGTCGATCCGACCGGTCAGATCGAGCGCGAACAGACCGCCTTGCTCGAACGGCTGCAAGCCCAGGGCGGAACGGCCGTCATGCAGTCGGCGCTGGACGCGCGCTTGGGCGAGCGGTTTCTCGCCGCCGTCGAGCAGACCTTCACCTCGGCCGGCAAACCGCGAGCCGGCTCTGCCTTGAAGCAGGCCGAGACAGCGCTGCAATCGGCCCGGCAGCGCTTCGAGACCTGTCAGGCCCGCACCGAGGCACTGGCAACGGCCAGACGCGATCATGCGCAGGCGCTACAGCGACGCGCCGAGGCGGCCGAGGCCATACCCCGACTCGAAGCCCGGATCACGGAACTCAGATCAAAACTGGACGAGGCGCAGCGTCTGGCCCAGCAAAGCGCCGCACTCAAGCGATCTCTCGACGAGACCACCAGGCATTATGACGACCTGATCACGGCGGATCGCAAGCTTTGCGCACTGACCGGGACGGCACAGGACTCCGACACCCAGCATCCATTCCATACCGAATCGGATGGACCGCCGGTCGAAGCGGAAACACCGGCCATCCGACCGAATGCCACAATCCTCGAATGGATTTCCGGCTCCGGGCCGGTCATGCTCGACGGCGAGCCGTTGCAGCCCGGCACGACCCGGCTCATCACCACGGCGAGCGAGCTACGGATCGGCGACAACCGTTTCCGCATCCAGCCGCAAGCCGTCGAGCATCCCGACAGCACCGAAGACAACGCAGCTCGCTTGGCCGCCGCACTTCAGACCCTGCTCGAACTCCACGGCGATGAGACCCAGCGCCGGACCCGGATCGCCGACGCCCTGAAGGAGAAAACCCGTCTGGAGCAGGAGATACGTGATCTCGATGAACGTCTGGCCGCACTGCACCCCGACCGCCTGACCGCTGAACTCGCCAGTCATCAAGCTTCACTGAAGATCCGGCAAGACGCCCTGGACGAGGCCAAACAGCGGATCGCCGCGACGCTTGCGCTACTCCAGCGCGATGGTGCCACCGATCCCTACGCCGACCAGCGTGAAGCGCACGCGGATCTGGAACGCATGGAAGAGACCCACAGGACTCAGCTGCGCCGCGCCAAGGCCGTGCAGCGTCTGGCCGAACTGTTCCGCGAGGAGCAGCAGCCGCTCTCGGAGCGCTTCACCGAGCCGCTGATCGGGACGATCGGCGACTATCTGGCGTGTCTGTTCGGTCCCGAGGGCCGCGCCGCGCTGAAGCTTCAGGATGGCGTTTTCCAGGGACTCGAACTCATTCGCCCGGCCGGTCCGTTCGACTTCGATGTACTCAGCGGCGGCACCCGCGAACAGCTCGCCGCCGCCGTGCGGCTGGCCATCGCCGAGGTGCTGGCAGCCAATCATGGCGGCAGCCTGCCGCTCGTCTTCGACGATGCCTTCGCCAATAGCGATCCCGAGCGCATCCAGTCGCTGCACCGGATGCTGGAACTCGCGGCCCGTCGCGGCTTGCAGATCATCGTCCTCACCTGCAACCCCGCTGACTATTCGAGCCTGGGGGCACGAACTATCCTGCTCTGA
- a CDS encoding metalloregulator ArsR/SmtB family transcription factor encodes MTTIAPHDLFAALAHDTRLRCLLLLATQGELCVCELTQATGVVQPHVSRHLAQLRELGLVQDRREGVWMHYRLHPDLPAWIQAILRETVAVAHTQSPFIEDARALAAMSNRPARLAVPEPLFAIAGVSNPSIDPESQREPPMSERVYNVLFLCTGNSARSILAERIIERWGNRHFRGFSAGSHPKGAVHPLAIEILKRNNYLTEGLRSKDWAEFAQPDAPVMDFVFTVCDQAAGEVCPVWPGQPMTAHWGLPDPAAAEGDEVARMMAFRNAFRELENRIKIFTALPLASIDRLKLQRELDRIGTTHAPAPAAAEA; translated from the coding sequence ATGACGACTATCGCCCCACACGATCTCTTTGCAGCCCTCGCCCATGACACGCGCCTGCGCTGTCTGCTGCTGCTCGCCACCCAGGGCGAACTCTGTGTCTGCGAACTGACCCAGGCCACGGGTGTGGTTCAGCCGCATGTCTCGCGCCATCTGGCACAGTTGCGCGAACTGGGGCTGGTGCAGGATCGGCGCGAGGGTGTTTGGATGCACTATCGTTTGCATCCTGATCTGCCGGCCTGGATCCAGGCCATCCTGCGCGAGACGGTCGCGGTCGCGCATACCCAATCACCCTTCATCGAGGATGCGCGCGCGCTGGCGGCGATGTCGAATCGACCCGCGCGCCTCGCTGTCCCCGAACCACTGTTTGCAATAGCCGGCGTCTCGAATCCATCCATCGATCCTGAGTCTCAACGGGAGCCTCCCATGTCCGAGCGTGTCTACAATGTGTTGTTTCTGTGCACCGGCAACTCGGCGCGCAGCATCCTCGCCGAGCGAATCATCGAGCGCTGGGGCAATCGCCACTTCCGGGGCTTCAGCGCCGGCAGCCATCCCAAGGGCGCGGTGCATCCGCTGGCCATCGAGATCCTGAAGCGCAACAACTATCTGACCGAGGGATTGCGCAGTAAGGACTGGGCCGAGTTCGCCCAGCCGGACGCGCCGGTCATGGATTTCGTCTTCACCGTCTGCGATCAGGCCGCCGGTGAGGTGTGCCCGGTCTGGCCCGGTCAGCCGATGACAGCGCACTGGGGTCTGCCCGATCCGGCCGCGGCCGAGGGCGACGAGGTCGCGCGCATGATGGCCTTTCGTAACGCCTTCCGCGAGCTGGAGAACCGGATCAAGATCTTCACCGCCCTGCCGCTGGCCTCGATCGACCGGCTGAAGCTGCAACGCGAACTCGACCGGATCGGCACGACGCACGCACCGGCTCCGGCCGCGGCTGAAGCCTGA
- a CDS encoding glycosyltransferase family 2 protein, with product MSSSTATPGRAEQRPRLSIVIPLYQEIDNVEPLLTRVHEGLADYRGDWELICVDDGSRDGTGARLRTWAERLGSHVRVIQLRRNFGQTAAMQAGLDAARGELIATLDGDLQNDPADIPRLVDELLERDLDLLQGWRRRRQDDLLLRKIPSRLANALIGRVTGVALHDYGCSLKVYRAEVIREVRLLGEMHRFIPVWVAAVTAPERIGETEVRHQARQFGVSKYGISRTFRVLLDLLAAFFFLRFGARPGHFFGSIGIFFGVLGALMMSHLLVVKFVLGESIGQRPLLFTAILFLVVSIQFLTTGVLAELMTRTFYAAGEHTHHRIRWESDPEAAGWKPPR from the coding sequence ATGTCCAGTTCTACTGCCACGCCGGGGCGCGCCGAACAGCGCCCACGGCTCTCGATCGTCATTCCGCTCTATCAGGAGATCGACAACGTCGAGCCGTTGCTGACGCGGGTGCACGAGGGGCTGGCGGATTATCGCGGCGACTGGGAGCTGATCTGTGTCGACGACGGCAGCCGCGACGGCACGGGCGCGCGCCTGCGGACTTGGGCCGAACGCTTGGGTTCCCATGTGCGCGTCATCCAGCTGCGACGCAACTTCGGCCAGACGGCGGCCATGCAGGCCGGACTCGACGCGGCGCGCGGCGAGCTGATCGCCACGCTCGACGGCGACTTGCAGAACGACCCGGCCGACATCCCGCGCCTGGTCGACGAGCTGCTGGAACGCGACCTGGATCTGTTACAGGGCTGGCGGCGCCGGCGTCAGGACGATCTGCTGCTGCGCAAGATCCCCTCGCGTTTGGCCAATGCGCTCATCGGGCGGGTGACGGGCGTGGCGCTGCATGACTATGGATGCAGTCTCAAGGTCTATCGCGCCGAGGTCATCCGCGAAGTGCGGCTACTCGGCGAGATGCATCGCTTCATCCCGGTGTGGGTGGCGGCTGTGACCGCACCCGAGCGCATCGGCGAGACCGAGGTCCGCCATCAGGCGCGTCAGTTCGGGGTGTCCAAGTACGGAATCTCGCGCACCTTTCGGGTGCTGCTCGATCTGCTGGCAGCCTTCTTCTTCCTGCGCTTCGGCGCGCGACCGGGGCACTTCTTCGGGTCCATCGGTATCTTCTTCGGTGTGCTCGGCGCGCTGATGATGTCGCACCTGCTGGTGGTCAAGTTCGTCCTGGGCGAATCGATCGGGCAGCGGCCGCTGCTGTTCACGGCGATCCTGTTTCTCGTCGTCTCGATCCAGTTCCTCACAACCGGCGTGCTCGCCGAGCTGATGACGCGGACCTTCTATGCCGCCGGCGAGCACACCCATCATCGTATCCGCTGGGAGTCCGATCCCGAGGCGGCTGGCTGGAAGCCGCCGCGATAG
- a CDS encoding thioredoxin family protein, translated as MKTFKVLGGGCRNCEVTARAIEQAAKEAGVAIQLEKITDMAEILGHGVMSTPGVVLDGQVIHSGGVPAPDQIRAWMRD; from the coding sequence ATGAAGACATTCAAGGTGCTCGGCGGCGGTTGCCGCAACTGCGAGGTCACGGCCCGCGCGATCGAACAGGCCGCCAAGGAGGCCGGGGTCGCGATCCAACTCGAAAAGATCACGGACATGGCCGAGATCCTGGGGCATGGCGTCATGTCGACGCCCGGCGTGGTGCTGGACGGTCAGGTGATCCACTCGGGCGGCGTACCGGCCCCGGATCAGATACGCGCCTGGATGCGCGACTGA
- a CDS encoding GGDEF domain-containing protein — MHAQSTSKRDQASEFMIQARDTLTYALQPIVNIHTGSVFGYEALLRGWDRLGFATVHALLDQARTLNLSAALDAMLGTLAVSRFAALPNAPRYRLFFNLDPHLIDTDHGRCTLEWLVPPGLRPDNLCLELSRRVDHSLHPNLGAMIAGYRRHRLHIAIDDFGDGHSGLRRLYEHPPDHIKLDRVLVQGIDTDHRKRSIVANTVQLAHQLNVQVIAKGIETEGELLTCREIGCDLAQGHLIARPQLDPGALLPDYTLVAEIHQRNQRELPGDLGLIESFLESIPPIRVSEGIARLFEALRRDKQHHIVPVLDDAERPLGLVHESDIKDFIYSAYGRDLIVNRAFARQVCDFVQPCPLVDIHDPIDRLLEAYSAASDTAGILITRDGRYQGFISATSLLKLVEQKNLAVARDQNPLTKLPGNNPIHRYVSRAISERDHAWHLAYIDFDNFKAFNDYYGFRRGDRAIQLFADLLRAELEQHGWFVGHVGGDDFFAGIQDAPLTRVLKRLEWLLEKFRIDVQSLYDPEDRRRGHLQARDRYGQLREMPLMRCSLALLEIRPGDDYSDGDELGRTIAQLKHAAKQSPSGLVLQREPNGSAYVMPDSSRDGSDAR, encoded by the coding sequence ATGCACGCACAATCCACATCGAAGCGCGATCAGGCAAGCGAGTTCATGATCCAGGCTCGCGACACCCTGACCTATGCCCTGCAACCCATCGTCAACATCCACACCGGCAGCGTCTTCGGTTATGAGGCGCTGCTGCGCGGCTGGGATCGGTTGGGATTCGCAACCGTCCATGCCCTGCTCGATCAGGCCCGGACCCTGAACCTCTCGGCCGCGCTGGATGCGATGCTCGGCACCTTGGCGGTCAGCCGTTTTGCGGCGTTGCCGAACGCGCCGCGCTACCGGCTGTTCTTCAATCTCGACCCGCATCTGATCGACACCGATCATGGACGATGTACGCTCGAATGGCTCGTGCCGCCCGGCTTGAGACCCGACAATCTTTGTCTCGAACTCTCCCGGCGCGTCGATCATAGCCTCCATCCCAACCTCGGGGCCATGATCGCCGGCTATCGCCGGCACCGACTCCATATCGCCATCGATGACTTCGGCGACGGGCACTCCGGACTGCGCCGGCTCTATGAGCACCCGCCCGACCACATCAAGCTCGATCGCGTCCTCGTCCAGGGGATCGACACGGATCACCGCAAACGCTCGATCGTCGCCAACACGGTGCAACTGGCCCATCAGCTCAACGTCCAGGTCATCGCCAAGGGAATCGAGACCGAGGGCGAGCTCCTGACCTGCCGCGAGATCGGCTGCGATCTGGCTCAGGGTCATCTGATCGCACGGCCCCAGCTCGATCCGGGCGCCCTACTCCCCGATTACACCCTGGTCGCCGAGATCCACCAACGCAACCAGCGCGAACTGCCCGGCGATCTGGGGCTGATCGAATCCTTCCTGGAGTCCATTCCGCCGATCCGCGTCAGCGAGGGTATCGCGCGGTTGTTCGAGGCGCTACGGCGCGACAAGCAGCATCACATCGTCCCGGTGCTCGACGACGCCGAGCGGCCGCTCGGACTGGTGCACGAATCCGACATCAAGGACTTCATCTATTCGGCCTATGGGCGTGACCTCATCGTCAATCGTGCCTTTGCGCGCCAAGTGTGCGACTTCGTTCAGCCCTGTCCGCTGGTCGATATCCATGATCCCATCGATCGGCTGCTGGAAGCCTATTCGGCGGCCTCCGACACCGCCGGGATCCTCATCACCCGCGATGGACGCTATCAGGGGTTCATCTCCGCGACCTCACTGCTCAAGCTCGTCGAGCAGAAGAACCTGGCCGTGGCACGCGATCAGAACCCTCTGACCAAGCTCCCCGGCAACAACCCCATCCATCGCTATGTCTCGCGGGCGATCAGCGAGCGCGATCACGCCTGGCATCTGGCCTACATCGACTTCGACAACTTTAAGGCGTTCAACGACTACTACGGCTTTCGGCGTGGGGATCGCGCCATCCAGCTCTTCGCCGACCTGCTGCGCGCCGAGCTGGAACAGCACGGCTGGTTCGTCGGGCATGTCGGCGGGGACGACTTCTTCGCGGGCATTCAGGACGCGCCGCTGACCCGAGTGCTGAAGCGGCTCGAATGGCTGCTGGAGAAGTTCCGGATCGACGTCCAGAGCCTCTACGACCCCGAGGATCGCCGGCGCGGCCATCTCCAGGCCAGGGATCGCTACGGTCAGCTCCGCGAGATGCCGCTGATGCGCTGTAGTCTGGCGCTGCTGGAGATCCGTCCGGGTGACGACTACAGCGACGGCGACGAGCTCGGCCGCACCATCGCCCAACTCAAGCATGCGGCCAAACAGAGTCCTTCCGGGCTGGTGCTCCAGCGCGAACCGAACGGTTCGGCGTACGTCATGCCGGATTCCTCCCGGGACGGGTCAGACGCGCGATGA